A genome region from Geminicoccus roseus DSM 18922 includes the following:
- the kdsA gene encoding 3-deoxy-8-phosphooctulonate synthase gives MQHEVSAGAVTFGRTRPFVLIAGPCAIESRDHVMFMADALVQLTTRLDIPFVFKSSFDKANRTSGSAARGVGMAKGLEILAEVKARHGCPVLTDVHESHQCAPVAEVADILQIPAFLSRQTDLLVAAAATGAVVNVKKGQFLAPWDMANVAKKLEESGSSRILLTDRGTSFGYNTLVTDFRGLHYLDATGWPVVFDATHSVQQPGGLGGASGGQRMFVPLLARAAVALGVASVFIESHDRPDQALSDGPNQVPLDRMEEVLADLATFDRMAKRHPLPKLA, from the coding sequence ATGCAGCATGAGGTTTCGGCCGGTGCAGTGACATTTGGTCGGACCCGGCCTTTCGTCCTGATCGCCGGGCCGTGCGCCATCGAGAGCCGCGACCACGTCATGTTCATGGCGGACGCCTTGGTCCAGCTCACCACGCGGCTGGACATCCCGTTCGTGTTCAAGTCGAGCTTCGACAAGGCGAACCGCACCAGCGGCAGCGCCGCGCGCGGGGTGGGCATGGCGAAGGGCCTGGAGATCCTGGCCGAGGTGAAGGCGCGCCATGGCTGCCCGGTGCTGACCGACGTGCATGAGAGCCACCAGTGCGCCCCGGTGGCCGAGGTGGCCGACATCCTGCAGATCCCGGCCTTCCTGTCCCGGCAGACCGATCTTCTGGTGGCCGCTGCCGCCACCGGGGCGGTGGTCAACGTCAAGAAGGGCCAGTTCCTGGCGCCCTGGGACATGGCGAACGTCGCGAAGAAGCTGGAGGAGTCCGGCTCGTCGCGGATCCTGCTTACCGACCGCGGCACCTCGTTCGGCTACAACACCCTGGTCACCGATTTCCGCGGCCTGCACTACCTGGACGCCACCGGGTGGCCGGTCGTGTTCGATGCGACCCATTCCGTGCAGCAGCCGGGCGGGCTCGGAGGGGCCTCCGGCGGCCAGCGCATGTTCGTCCCGCTCCTGGCCCGTGCCGCCGTGGCGCTGGGCGTGGCCTCGGTATTCATCGAGAGCCACGACCGCCCTGACCAGGCGCTCTCCGACGGTCCCAACCAGGTGCCGCTCGACCGGATGGAGGAGGTGCTGGCCGACCTCGCCACGTTCGACCGGATGGCCAAGCGGCATCCGCTTCCCAAGCTCGCCTAA
- the eno gene encoding phosphopyruvate hydratase: MYDTDIVGLHARQILDSRGNPTVEVDVTLSAGIVGRAAVPSGASTGSREAIELRDGDKSRWLGKGVGKAVDAVNGEIADAILGMDASDQLGIDRALIELDGSEAKSRLGANALLGVSMAVAKAASEQLGLPLYRYVGGTSARVLPVPMMNVINGGAHADNPIDIQEFMIMPVGAPSFAEGLRMGAEVFHALKKALKDAGHNTNVGDEGGFAPNLESAEAAMAFLEKAVTAAGYKVGDDIVFALDCAASEFFADGVYDMAGEGKKVDSAGMVDFLEGLVGKFPIVSIEDGMGEADWDGWKLLTDRIGSKVQIVGDDLFVTNPKILREGIEKGIANAILIKVNQIGTLSETLDAVETAKVASYRSVMSHRSGETEDATIADLAVATNCGQIKTGSLSRSDRLAKYNQLLRIEEQLGDLAIYPGRRALART; this comes from the coding sequence ATGTACGACACCGACATCGTGGGGCTGCACGCCCGCCAGATCCTGGACAGTCGCGGCAACCCGACGGTCGAGGTCGACGTGACCCTGTCCGCCGGCATTGTCGGCCGCGCCGCGGTCCCCTCGGGCGCCTCGACCGGCTCGCGCGAGGCGATCGAGCTGCGCGACGGCGACAAGAGCCGCTGGCTGGGCAAGGGCGTCGGCAAGGCGGTCGACGCGGTGAACGGCGAGATCGCCGACGCCATCCTGGGCATGGACGCCTCGGACCAGCTGGGGATCGACCGGGCGCTGATCGAGCTGGATGGCAGCGAGGCGAAGAGCCGGCTTGGCGCCAACGCCCTGCTGGGCGTCAGCATGGCGGTCGCCAAGGCGGCGTCCGAGCAGCTGGGCCTGCCGCTCTACCGCTATGTCGGCGGCACCTCGGCGCGGGTCCTGCCGGTGCCGATGATGAACGTGATCAATGGCGGCGCCCATGCCGACAATCCGATCGACATCCAGGAGTTCATGATCATGCCGGTGGGCGCCCCCTCGTTCGCCGAGGGGCTGCGCATGGGTGCGGAAGTCTTCCACGCGCTGAAGAAGGCGCTGAAGGATGCCGGCCACAACACCAATGTCGGCGACGAAGGCGGCTTCGCCCCGAACCTGGAGAGCGCCGAGGCGGCGATGGCCTTCCTCGAGAAGGCGGTGACGGCGGCCGGCTACAAGGTCGGCGATGACATCGTGTTCGCGCTGGACTGCGCCGCCTCCGAGTTCTTCGCCGACGGCGTCTACGACATGGCAGGCGAGGGCAAGAAGGTCGACAGCGCCGGGATGGTCGACTTCCTGGAAGGACTGGTCGGCAAGTTCCCGATCGTCTCGATCGAGGACGGCATGGGCGAGGCCGACTGGGACGGCTGGAAGCTCCTCACGGACCGGATCGGGTCCAAGGTCCAGATCGTCGGCGACGACCTGTTCGTGACCAATCCGAAGATCCTGCGGGAGGGCATCGAGAAGGGCATCGCCAACGCGATCCTGATCAAGGTCAACCAGATCGGCACGCTGTCGGAGACCCTGGACGCGGTGGAGACCGCCAAGGTCGCCAGCTACCGCTCGGTGATGTCGCATCGATCGGGCGAGACGGAGGACGCGACCATCGCCGACCTGGCGGTGGCGACCAATTGCGGGCAGATCAAGACAGGATCGCTGTCCCGCTCCGACCGGCTGGCGAAGTACAACCAACTCCTGCGGATTGAGGAGCAGCTGGGTGACCTTGCGATCTATCCGGGCCGCCGGGCGCTCGCCCGAACCTGA
- a CDS encoding peptidylprolyl isomerase: MFEKLKKYFVKVIGGAFVVLLVLSFAVWGIGDVFRGGTGGNTLVTVGDLDIDLPEAESLLDQELRGLRQRSGRYIERDQAIAMGLGQRVLAELIADRSVEAHARALGLVVDDASLARIVAANPTFQVGGRFDKARFEQLIRSNGLTEEGYLQLVRRDELRRMMILSIGVAAAAPETAADLLWAYRNEERQGRVLRVNAEMVDGVADPTDEQLEALLKDQQESYRAPEYRSFTLLTMTPEDLAPEIQISEERLREVYEERAAEFTSPATRTVQQLTGPDEAALSQARTRVQAGEPAEAVAQSMEGVELLDLGTISRGNFPDRAVEDAIFAGPVGGVSEITRTAFGNQVMFVIQDETPESRTPFEEVRQQIRDELALVQAADDLPNLENAVQDQIAGGASLEEAARSGGFEVRKVEMTDQAGNDPQGESIDPALPDPVLQTAFSAAQGDISVMEPLPEGGDYLLRVDAIEPERDRRLDEVRDELRDAWLADARMARAKEIATELHTAVTGGQTLEQAAEGHPAAQVLSIGPVKRDDLGETDNLGPQTVERLFATPPDQPPGEPVELPTGYGLVVTDQVTPAPEEGADTLTTALAGEMTSDVVDQYDQALRQRFPPVVHERALENFMRTTNQAQ, encoded by the coding sequence ATGTTCGAGAAGCTGAAGAAGTATTTCGTCAAAGTGATCGGCGGCGCCTTCGTGGTGCTCCTTGTGCTCAGCTTCGCGGTATGGGGCATCGGCGACGTGTTCCGCGGGGGGACCGGCGGCAATACCCTGGTGACGGTGGGTGACCTCGACATCGATCTGCCCGAGGCGGAGAGCCTGCTCGACCAGGAGCTGCGCGGCCTGCGCCAGCGGTCCGGACGCTACATCGAGCGCGACCAGGCGATCGCCATGGGCCTGGGCCAGCGGGTCCTGGCCGAGCTGATCGCGGACCGGAGCGTCGAGGCCCATGCGCGGGCGCTGGGCCTGGTGGTGGACGATGCCAGCCTTGCCCGGATCGTCGCGGCCAACCCGACCTTCCAGGTCGGCGGCCGGTTCGACAAGGCGCGCTTCGAGCAGCTGATCCGCTCCAACGGCCTGACCGAGGAGGGCTACCTGCAGCTGGTCCGCCGCGATGAGCTGCGCCGGATGATGATCCTGAGCATCGGCGTGGCCGCAGCCGCGCCGGAGACGGCGGCGGACCTGCTCTGGGCCTACCGCAACGAGGAGCGCCAGGGCCGCGTGCTGCGGGTCAACGCCGAAATGGTGGACGGGGTTGCCGATCCCACGGACGAGCAGCTCGAGGCCCTGCTGAAGGACCAGCAGGAGTCGTACCGGGCGCCCGAGTATCGCAGCTTCACCCTCCTGACGATGACCCCGGAGGATCTCGCGCCGGAGATCCAGATTTCCGAGGAGCGGCTGCGCGAAGTGTATGAGGAGCGGGCCGCGGAGTTCACAAGTCCTGCCACCCGCACGGTCCAGCAGCTGACCGGTCCGGACGAGGCGGCGCTGTCGCAGGCGCGCACCCGCGTCCAGGCAGGCGAACCGGCCGAAGCGGTGGCGCAGTCGATGGAAGGGGTCGAGCTTCTGGATCTGGGCACGATCTCGCGCGGCAACTTCCCGGATCGGGCGGTGGAGGACGCAATCTTCGCCGGCCCGGTCGGTGGGGTCAGCGAGATCACCCGGACCGCGTTCGGCAACCAGGTCATGTTCGTGATCCAGGACGAGACGCCGGAGAGCCGTACGCCCTTCGAGGAGGTCCGCCAGCAGATCCGGGACGAGCTGGCTTTGGTCCAGGCGGCCGACGACCTTCCCAACCTTGAAAACGCGGTCCAGGACCAGATCGCCGGCGGCGCCAGCCTGGAAGAGGCCGCCAGGAGCGGTGGCTTCGAGGTGCGCAAGGTCGAGATGACCGATCAGGCGGGCAACGACCCGCAGGGCGAATCGATCGACCCCGCCCTGCCAGACCCTGTCCTGCAGACGGCCTTTTCCGCCGCGCAGGGCGACATCTCGGTGATGGAGCCCCTGCCCGAGGGCGGCGACTACCTGCTGCGGGTCGATGCGATCGAACCGGAGCGCGATCGTCGCCTGGACGAGGTGCGCGACGAGCTGCGCGACGCTTGGCTGGCCGATGCCCGGATGGCGCGGGCCAAGGAGATCGCGACCGAGCTGCACACCGCGGTGACCGGCGGGCAGACGCTGGAACAGGCTGCCGAAGGCCATCCCGCCGCGCAGGTCCTGTCGATCGGGCCGGTCAAGCGCGACGACCTGGGCGAGACCGACAATCTGGGGCCGCAGACCGTCGAGCGCCTGTTTGCCACGCCGCCGGACCAGCCTCCGGGCGAACCCGTCGAGCTGCCGACCGGGTACGGCCTCGTGGTGACCGATCAGGTCACCCCGGCGCCCGAGGAAGGCGCCGATACCCTGACCACGGCGCTTGCCGGCGAGATGACCAGCGACGTGGTCGACCAGTACGACCAGGCGCTGCGCCAGCGCTTCCCGCCGGTGGTGCATGAGCGGGCTCTGGAGAACTTCATGCGCACCACGAACCAGGCCCAGTGA
- the secG gene encoding preprotein translocase subunit SecG, which produces MQTVVLVIHLLIAVALVGLVLIQRSEGGGLGLGGGGGGGGGFMTARGTANLLTRSTAILAGCFVMTSLVLAILAGTGTSSRSIFDSLPAEETAPVEEQPAAPAGPAAPLAQ; this is translated from the coding sequence ATGCAGACGGTCGTCCTGGTCATTCATCTCCTGATCGCTGTCGCGCTGGTCGGTCTGGTCCTGATCCAGCGCAGCGAGGGCGGCGGGCTCGGTCTGGGCGGCGGTGGCGGCGGCGGCGGCGGGTTCATGACCGCCCGCGGCACCGCCAACCTGCTGACCCGGTCGACGGCGATCCTGGCGGGCTGCTTTGTCATGACCAGCCTGGTCCTGGCGATCCTGGCCGGAACGGGCACCTCCAGCCGCTCGATCTTCGACAGCCTGCCGGCCGAGGAGACGGCCCCGGTCGAGGAGCAGCCCGCGGCGCCGGCTGGTCCGGCCGCCCCGCTCGCTCAGTGA
- a CDS encoding divergent polysaccharide deacetylase family protein — MVTLSATALGTYLLVVWDDARTREDWVRAVEAPPAAPATQLADMQPEPGEVATPAPDPSSAAVPDLQPPPAPVAALPPADDAETGVGTAPLPEVAEAEPVPPPIEPALTAPPPEQAPAEPVLADPDMVAELPDEPDQPPASPPEPARLVEEPAPETLADLPYEEPGVAPVAPLVAPEPLPPVAAPGVRPRLMPERLAGPTVAIVIDDMGFSEHAVRRLIEARRPLNLAFLPYAENSRAAARIAAAAGLEVMVHLPMEPVGRENPGPGAIRVGMSGDAIKAGVTAAIGDVPGAMGLNNHMGSKATADTATARSVMAAMAGRGMFFLDSRTTGRSQAQAAALAAGVPAIGRDVFLDNDPSTAAVTAQLHVLERLARSRGYAVAIGHPHRTTIDALMDWIPKAEARGIRLTTVSHLVPIDTCRHRRPDSPFICIEPPGEDTLARAVSN; from the coding sequence GTGGTGACCCTGAGCGCCACGGCGCTCGGCACCTATCTGCTGGTTGTCTGGGACGATGCGCGCACGCGGGAGGATTGGGTCCGCGCGGTGGAGGCGCCACCCGCCGCTCCAGCGACGCAGCTTGCCGATATGCAACCGGAGCCAGGCGAGGTAGCGACGCCGGCGCCCGATCCGTCCAGCGCCGCCGTTCCCGACCTCCAGCCGCCGCCGGCTCCTGTCGCTGCCCTGCCTCCGGCGGACGACGCGGAGACCGGGGTGGGGACCGCGCCCTTGCCGGAGGTGGCCGAAGCGGAGCCCGTGCCGCCGCCCATCGAGCCGGCACTGACGGCGCCGCCGCCGGAGCAGGCCCCGGCCGAACCGGTCCTGGCAGATCCGGACATGGTCGCGGAACTGCCGGATGAGCCGGACCAGCCGCCAGCCAGCCCACCCGAGCCGGCTCGCCTTGTCGAGGAGCCGGCCCCCGAGACCCTAGCGGACTTGCCCTACGAGGAGCCGGGGGTGGCGCCGGTGGCACCACTGGTCGCGCCGGAGCCGCTGCCACCGGTGGCGGCTCCGGGGGTGCGCCCCAGGCTGATGCCCGAGCGGCTCGCCGGGCCGACCGTCGCGATCGTGATCGACGACATGGGCTTCAGCGAGCATGCGGTGCGCCGGCTGATCGAGGCGCGCCGTCCGCTCAATCTCGCCTTCCTGCCCTATGCGGAGAACAGCCGCGCCGCCGCCCGGATCGCCGCGGCGGCCGGCCTGGAGGTGATGGTCCACCTGCCGATGGAACCGGTGGGCCGGGAGAATCCGGGCCCGGGCGCCATTCGGGTTGGGATGAGCGGCGACGCCATCAAGGCCGGCGTGACCGCCGCCATCGGCGATGTGCCCGGGGCGATGGGCCTGAACAACCACATGGGCAGCAAGGCGACTGCCGACACGGCGACGGCGCGGTCGGTGATGGCGGCCATGGCCGGGCGCGGGATGTTCTTCCTGGACAGCCGTACCACCGGCCGCAGCCAGGCCCAGGCGGCGGCCCTGGCCGCCGGCGTGCCCGCTATCGGCCGCGACGTCTTCCTGGACAACGATCCCAGCACCGCGGCGGTCACTGCGCAGCTCCATGTCCTGGAGCGTCTGGCACGCTCGCGCGGCTATGCGGTAGCGATCGGCCACCCGCACCGCACCACGATCGACGCGCTGATGGACTGGATCCCCAAGGCCGAGGCGCGCGGCATCCGGCTGACCACCGTCAGCCATCTGGTCCCGATCGATACCTGCCGCCACCGGCGGCCGGATTCGCCGTTCATCTGCATCGAGCCGCCGGGCGAGGACACGCTCGCCCGGGCGGTCAGCAACTAG
- the tpiA gene encoding triose-phosphate isomerase, with protein MPARRPFVFGNWKMNGLGSDALALAAALKAEGRPAEGTLAVFPPFTQIAVVAQHLEGSGILVGAQDCHEAAKGAYTGSISAGMVADAGATAVLLGHSERRHGLGETDSQVRAKAEAALAAGLDTLVICIGETEAEYLDKATLQVLDRQIEGSIPAGIDVERLVVAYEPVWAIGTGRTPTIEEIGQVHAHLRQKLVAHLDGDGSTVPIQYGGSVKGSNAGSILAVPDVDGALVGGASLDPAEFTKIFTAGGGRFAASGS; from the coding sequence ATGCCCGCGCGGCGCCCGTTCGTGTTCGGCAACTGGAAGATGAACGGTCTGGGCAGTGACGCCCTGGCCCTGGCTGCCGCGCTGAAAGCGGAAGGCCGGCCGGCCGAGGGCACGCTGGCCGTTTTCCCGCCGTTCACCCAGATCGCCGTGGTGGCCCAGCATCTGGAGGGCAGCGGCATCCTGGTGGGCGCGCAGGATTGTCATGAGGCCGCGAAGGGTGCCTATACCGGCTCGATTTCTGCCGGGATGGTCGCCGACGCCGGCGCGACCGCGGTGCTGCTCGGCCATTCCGAGCGTCGGCACGGGCTGGGCGAGACCGACAGCCAGGTGAGGGCGAAGGCCGAAGCTGCGCTGGCGGCCGGCCTTGACACCCTGGTGATCTGCATCGGCGAGACCGAGGCGGAATATCTCGACAAGGCGACGCTGCAGGTGCTGGACCGGCAGATCGAGGGCTCGATCCCAGCGGGGATCGACGTCGAACGTCTGGTGGTCGCCTACGAGCCGGTCTGGGCGATCGGCACCGGCCGGACCCCCACAATCGAGGAGATCGGCCAGGTCCACGCCCATCTGCGCCAGAAGCTGGTGGCGCATCTGGACGGCGACGGCAGCACCGTGCCGATCCAGTATGGCGGCTCGGTCAAGGGCTCCAACGCCGGGTCGATCCTGGCGGTGCCCGACGTGGACGGGGCGCTGGTGGGTGGCGCCAGCCTCGATCCGGCAGAATTCACGAAGATCTTCACCGCGGGTGGCGGCCGGTTCGCCGCATCCGGGAGCTGA
- the trpE gene encoding anthranilate synthase component I, with protein MKTSPDFSTFADSYRQQRPAVVTAVIPSDLETTVSAWMKLGEGHPYGILLESVEGGAVRGRYSVIAVKPDLIWRCFGDRPEINRRFAEDRDAFEALDEPSLPSLRRLIDECRFELPAGLPPMSAGLFGQMAYDMVRRMERLPEKNQDRLGLPDAVFLRPTLICVFDNVFDRMHLITPVWPQEGVSASAAYEAACDRLGGALAALEQPLSHQRPAGEAVEIDPRPNMSREDYHAMVLRAKEYVAAGDIFQVVPSQRFTAEFSLPPFDLYRSLRRLNPSPFLFYLDLDGYQLVGSSPEILVRLRDGNVTIRPIAGTRRRGADRAEDAELAADLLADPKELAEHLMLLDLGRNDVGRVAEIGTVKVTEKMVVEYYSHVMHIVSNVEGRIRPDKDALDALIAGFPAGTVSGAPKVRAMEIIEELEPERRGFYGGTVGYFGADGNMDSCIALRTSLLKDGRMYIQAGGGVVADSDPEAEYQESCNKARALIRAAQDAVALANDRGN; from the coding sequence GTGAAGACTTCTCCCGATTTTTCGACTTTTGCCGACAGCTACCGGCAACAGCGCCCCGCCGTGGTGACCGCCGTCATCCCGTCCGACCTGGAGACGACCGTCTCGGCCTGGATGAAGCTCGGCGAGGGTCATCCCTACGGCATCCTCCTGGAAAGCGTCGAAGGCGGCGCCGTGCGCGGCCGCTATTCGGTGATCGCGGTGAAGCCCGATCTGATCTGGCGCTGCTTCGGCGACCGGCCGGAGATCAACCGCCGCTTCGCCGAGGACCGAGATGCGTTCGAGGCGCTGGACGAGCCGTCGCTGCCGTCCCTGCGCCGCCTGATCGACGAATGCCGGTTCGAGCTGCCGGCCGGCCTGCCGCCGATGTCGGCTGGCCTGTTCGGGCAGATGGCCTACGACATGGTCCGGCGCATGGAGCGCCTGCCGGAGAAGAACCAGGACCGGCTGGGCCTGCCCGATGCCGTGTTCCTGCGCCCGACCCTGATCTGCGTGTTCGACAACGTCTTCGACCGGATGCACCTGATCACCCCGGTCTGGCCGCAGGAAGGCGTGAGCGCATCGGCCGCCTACGAGGCTGCCTGCGACCGTCTGGGCGGCGCGCTGGCTGCCCTGGAGCAGCCGCTGTCTCACCAGCGTCCGGCTGGCGAGGCCGTCGAGATCGATCCCCGGCCGAACATGAGCCGCGAGGACTATCACGCGATGGTGCTGCGGGCGAAGGAGTACGTCGCCGCCGGCGACATCTTCCAGGTGGTGCCGTCCCAGAGATTCACCGCCGAGTTCTCGCTGCCGCCGTTCGACCTCTACCGCTCGCTGCGCCGGCTCAACCCTTCCCCGTTCCTGTTCTACCTCGACCTGGACGGCTACCAGCTGGTGGGCTCCTCGCCGGAGATCCTGGTGCGGCTGCGCGACGGCAACGTCACCATCCGGCCGATCGCCGGGACCAGGCGGCGCGGCGCCGACCGTGCCGAGGATGCCGAACTCGCCGCCGACCTCCTGGCCGATCCCAAGGAACTCGCCGAGCACCTGATGCTGCTCGACCTCGGCCGCAACGACGTCGGCCGGGTGGCGGAGATCGGCACGGTCAAGGTCACCGAGAAGATGGTCGTGGAGTATTATTCCCACGTCATGCACATCGTGAGCAATGTTGAAGGGCGGATCCGGCCGGACAAGGACGCGCTCGACGCGCTGATCGCCGGTTTCCCCGCCGGCACGGTCTCCGGCGCGCCCAAGGTGCGGGCCATGGAGATCATCGAGGAGCTGGAGCCCGAGCGGCGCGGATTCTATGGCGGGACGGTCGGCTATTTTGGCGCCGACGGGAACATGGACAGCTGCATCGCGCTGCGTACCTCCCTGCTCAAGGATGGCCGGATGTACATCCAGGCCGGCGGCGGGGTAGTCGCGGACAGCGACCCGGAGGCTGAGTACCAGGAGAGCTGCAACAAGGCCCGGGCGCTGATCCGCGCTGCCCAGGACGCCGTGGCGCTGGCCAACGACCGCGGCAACTGA
- a CDS encoding CTP synthase — protein sequence MTRYVFITGGVVSSLGKGLAAAALGALLQLRGYRVRLRKFDPYLNVDPGTMSPYQHGEVFVTEDGAETDLDLGHYERFTGVFARGTDSTTSGKIYSRVLERERRGDYLGGTVQVIPHVTDTIKEFVQGDTGDADIVICEIGGTIGDIEGLPFLEAIRQVGWELGPERTCFIHVTLVPFLASAKELKTKPTQHSVRELRALGIQPDVLVCRSEHPISHDARRKIAMQCSVRPEAVIAAMDARSIYEVPIAYHQEGLDVQVLKSLGLPHEQEPDVDTWRSIVHAVERPEGEVTIGIVGKYAGMADAYKSLGESLIHGGIANRVKVHLRWIEAEQVGGVHGHHALDGCSAVLVPGGFGERGVDGKIAAITYARTEKLPFLGICFGMQLACIEVARHVAGINDASSTEFGPCEDPIVGLLTEWERDGVRERRVADGALGGTMRLGGYPAHLVEDSLAQRIYGTTVISERHRHRYEVNVAYKDRLEQAGLIFTGLSPDGILPEIVEIPDHPWFVGVQFHPEFKSRPFAPHPLFASFIEAAVRQSRLV from the coding sequence ATGACGCGCTACGTCTTCATCACCGGCGGCGTGGTCTCCTCGCTCGGCAAGGGCTTGGCGGCCGCCGCACTCGGAGCGCTCCTGCAGCTCAGGGGCTACCGCGTCCGTCTCCGCAAGTTCGACCCCTACCTGAACGTCGACCCGGGCACGATGAGCCCGTACCAGCACGGCGAGGTGTTCGTCACCGAGGACGGTGCCGAGACCGACCTGGACCTTGGGCACTACGAACGCTTCACCGGCGTGTTCGCCCGCGGCACCGACAGCACCACGTCCGGCAAGATCTATTCGCGTGTGCTCGAGCGCGAGCGGCGTGGCGACTATCTGGGCGGCACCGTCCAGGTGATCCCGCACGTCACCGACACGATCAAGGAGTTCGTGCAGGGCGACACCGGCGACGCCGACATTGTGATCTGCGAGATCGGCGGCACGATCGGCGACATCGAGGGCCTGCCGTTCCTGGAGGCGATCCGTCAGGTCGGCTGGGAGCTGGGGCCGGAACGGACCTGCTTCATCCACGTCACGCTGGTGCCGTTCCTGGCCTCGGCCAAGGAACTGAAGACCAAGCCGACCCAGCATTCAGTGCGGGAGCTGCGGGCGCTGGGCATCCAGCCGGACGTGCTGGTCTGCCGCTCCGAGCACCCGATCTCGCACGACGCCCGGCGCAAGATTGCCATGCAGTGCTCGGTCCGGCCCGAGGCGGTGATCGCCGCCATGGATGCGCGTTCGATCTACGAGGTGCCGATCGCCTATCATCAGGAAGGGCTGGACGTTCAGGTCCTGAAGTCCCTGGGTCTGCCGCACGAGCAGGAGCCGGACGTCGACACCTGGCGGTCCATCGTCCACGCGGTGGAGAGGCCGGAGGGCGAGGTCACCATCGGGATTGTCGGCAAGTATGCGGGCATGGCCGATGCCTACAAGTCGCTGGGCGAATCGCTGATCCATGGCGGGATCGCCAACCGGGTCAAGGTGCACCTGCGCTGGATCGAGGCGGAGCAGGTCGGCGGCGTGCATGGCCATCATGCCCTGGACGGCTGCTCGGCGGTGCTGGTGCCGGGCGGGTTCGGCGAGCGCGGCGTGGACGGCAAGATCGCTGCCATCACCTATGCCCGCACCGAGAAACTGCCGTTCCTGGGGATCTGCTTCGGCATGCAGCTCGCCTGCATCGAGGTCGCCCGGCATGTCGCCGGGATCAACGACGCGTCGTCGACCGAATTCGGCCCATGCGAGGATCCGATCGTCGGCCTGCTCACCGAGTGGGAGCGCGACGGCGTGCGCGAGCGACGTGTCGCCGATGGGGCGCTCGGCGGCACCATGCGTCTGGGCGGCTATCCCGCCCATCTGGTCGAGGACAGCCTCGCCCAGCGGATCTACGGGACGACGGTGATTTCGGAGCGCCATCGGCACCGCTACGAGGTGAATGTCGCGTACAAGGACCGGCTGGAGCAGGCCGGGCTGATCTTCACCGGGCTGTCGCCGGACGGGATCCTCCCCGAGATCGTGGAGATCCCGGACCATCCCTGGTTCGTGGGCGTGCAGTTCCACCCCGAGTTCAAGTCGCGGCCGTTCGCACCGCACCCGCTGTTCGCCTCCTTCATTGAGGCGGCAGTCCGTCAGTCGCGCCTGGTCTGA
- a CDS encoding anthranilate synthase component II: MLLLVDNYDSFTYNLYHYLGELGATTEVWRNDALSVDEVLDRGPEAIVLSPGPCTPDEAGICLELIDRAKGRIPILGVCLGHQAIAQAFGATVARAPRLMHGKVDQIAHDGSGVFKDLPDPFTATRYHSLCAVPSTMPDSLVANARSEDGVIMGIRHREFLIHGVQFHPESIETVEGKHLLKNFLELAGVGGQA; the protein is encoded by the coding sequence ATGCTGCTGCTCGTCGATAATTACGACAGTTTCACGTATAATCTGTACCACTATCTCGGCGAGCTGGGCGCCACCACCGAGGTCTGGCGCAACGACGCCCTGAGCGTGGACGAGGTCCTCGACCGCGGGCCCGAGGCGATCGTGCTGTCGCCCGGCCCCTGCACCCCCGATGAGGCCGGGATCTGCCTGGAGCTGATCGATCGGGCCAAGGGCCGCATCCCGATCCTGGGCGTGTGCCTGGGGCACCAGGCGATCGCGCAGGCCTTCGGCGCCACGGTCGCACGCGCGCCGCGGCTGATGCACGGCAAGGTCGACCAGATCGCCCATGATGGTAGCGGCGTGTTCAAGGACCTGCCCGACCCGTTCACCGCGACCCGCTACCACTCCCTGTGCGCCGTGCCGTCGACCATGCCGGACAGCTTGGTCGCCAATGCCCGCTCCGAAGACGGGGTGATCATGGGCATCCGCCACCGGGAATTCCTGATCCACGGGGTCCAGTTCCACCCGGAGAGCATCGAGACCGTCGAGGGCAAGCATCTGTTGAAGAACTTCCTGGAGCTGGCTGGCGTGGGAGGACAGGCATGA